In a genomic window of Platichthys flesus chromosome 24, fPlaFle2.1, whole genome shotgun sequence:
- the LOC133949819 gene encoding dynactin subunit 1-like isoform X2 — MSSAGTVESGKPPKIGCTVEVTGKGQRGTVAYIGATLFASGKWVGVVLDKPNGKNDGTVQGKRYFICEENHGIFVRQSQIQVVEDGSGATSPDTPEFVLAKILKQKDIPETPKTSKLTPLNVKKSSSRRSAKWSTPGLTPATSLPSLLVRSAGRPSLPLTTSRESLSSSLSGDVSEAGVSSHQGALGAPIVPQPSGSPAPVASGVPATPSKEEESLRGQVKDLEEKLETLKMKRTEDKAKLKELEKHKIQLEQLQEWKIKMQEQQTELQKHLKEAKKEARDAQESKDHYMEEMSDTADAIEMATLDKEMAEEKAESLQVEVDSLKEKVDELSMDLEILRHEISEKGSDGAASSYHVKQLEEQNSRLKEALVRMRDLSSSEKQEHVKLQKQMEKKSIELDTLRTQKEKLQEEVKQAEATIDELKEQVDAALGSEEMVETLTERNLDLEEKVRELRETVTDLEAINEMNDELQENGRETEMELREQLDMGGAKVREAEKRVEAAQETVADYQQTITKYRDLTTRLQDANRDLINQQNANAEQVQQPPAELFDFKIKFAETKAYAKAIEMELRKMEVAQSNRQVSLLTSFMPDSFLRHGGDHDCILVLLLIPRLICKAELLSKQAQEKFDLSGNLAQGTGLRGPPGEQRSFASGLVYSLSLLQATLHKYEQALNTCDVEVFKRMGTLYSEMNFHERSLDYFIDLLHKDQLDETVQVEPLTKAIKYYQQLYSVHLADHTEDCTVQLADHIKFTQNALDSMGVEVARLRAFLAAGQESSGLAVLLKDLDTSGSDIRQFCKKIRRRMPGTDVVGVPAALNFGPEVADALTESRRQLTRVVAVLQEVAAAGAQMVAPLAEQEGVNALKLEDIACNAVDQVYGSHGLSGPECLRQSCSSVIATMNKMATAMQEGEYDADKPQGKTPPVEIRAATVRAEMTDAEGLGVKLEDRETVIKEVKRSLKLKGEELSEANVRLSLLEKKLDTSTKDADERVEKIQTKLSENLALLKKKEKEFEETMDALQADIDQLEAEKAELKQRINNQSKMTIEGLRGPPASGIASIVQGSAGGVPLSMAGPVEVVDSPLLRQQVEAQRLGIKHLKNENNRLKAEKMRAQLASLPPLRPPKLPQLSKESSMPPEGLNTGLYRRTDQLLATLLKLSAESKVVDITGKTTVSASAQLLEQTSRLQNLSDALDKLKGEVAEHVVMHQRGAKASSDFATFPLSSFVKAKEEKQGNTVLVGRVSIPCNRGQEQVHRLVLSQQQLQQVHSLLMV, encoded by the exons ATGAGCAGTGCAGGAACAGTGGAGAGTGGTAAACCTCCAAAG ATTGGCTGTACAGTAGAGGTGACAGGGAAGGGTCAACGCGGCACTGTCGCCTACATCGGCGCCACCCTCTTTGCCTCCGGTAAATGGGTGGGTGTTGTACTTGATAAGCCTAATGGCAAGAACGATGGTACCGTGCAGGGGAAACGCTACTTCATCTGTGAGGAAAATCATGGAATATTCGTCAGACAGTCGCAG ATTCAGGTGGTGGAAGATGGCTCGGGTGCCACCTCACCAGATACTCCTGAGTTTGTGCTTGCCAAGATTCTCAAACAAAAAG ACATTCCAGAGACTCCAAAAACTTCCAAACTG ACACCACTGAATGTGAAGAAG tcttCTTCCCGCCGCTCTGCCAAG TGGAGCACGCCAGGTCTCACACCTgccacctccctcccctccctcttgGTACGCTCCGCCGGCCGCCCCAGCCTGCCACTGACG ACGTCTCGTGAGAGTCTGTCATCCTCGTTGTCTGGCGATGTCAGTGAGGCTGGAGTGTCCTCCCACCAGGGTGCACTGGGAGCGCCCATCGTGCCTCAGCCCAGTGGGTCACCTGCGCCAGTCGCATCCGGAGTCCCAGCTACTCCGAGCAAG GAGGAGGAATCCCTGCGAGGTCAGGTCAAAGACCTGGAGGAGAAGCTTGAGacgctgaagatgaagaggacagaggacaaggCCAAACTGAAGGAGCTAGAAAAACACAAGATCCAGctggagcagcttcaggaaTGGAAGATAAAAATGCAGGAGCAGCAGACCGAACTCCAGAAACATCTTAAAGAAGCCAAGAAG GAAGCCCGGGATGCACAGGAATCCAAGGACCACTACATGGAGGAGATGTCCGACACGGCCGACGCCATTGAGATGGCAACACTGGACAAAGAGATGGCGGAGGAGAAAGCGGAGTCAttgcaggtggaggtggataGTCTGAAAGAGAAAGTGGATGAGCTCTCTATGGACCTGGAGATTCTTAGACATGAGATTTCAGAGAAAG GATCAGACGGAGCTGCCTCAAGTTACCATGTCaaacagctggaggagcagaacaGCAGACTGAAGGAGGCTCTAGTCCG GATGCGTGACCTGTCTTCCTCAgagaaacaggaacatgtgaagctgcagaagcagatggagaagaagagCATTGAGCTGGACACCCTGAGGACTCAGAAGGAAAAACTGCAGGAAGAAGTCAAGCAAGCAGAGGCCACTATTGATGAACTGAAGGAGCAG GTGGATGCTGCTCTGGGCTCAGAGGAGATGGTTGAGACGCTTACAGAGAGGAACCTTGACTTGGAGGAGAAAGTCAGAGAGCTGAGAGAAACAGTCACTGATCTG GAGGCAATCAATGAGATGaatgatgagctccaggagaatgGAAGGGAGACTGAAATGGAGCTGAGAGAACAGCTCGACATGGGTGGTGCAAAGGTCAGAGAAGCTGAAAAACGAGTTGAGGCTGCTCAGGAGACTGTGGCTGATTACCAGCAGACCATCACCAAATACAGAGATCTCACTACCAGGCTGCAG GATGCCAATAGGGACCTGATCAACCAGCAGAATGCCAACGCTGAACAAGTTCAGCAGCCGCCCGCAGAACTGTTTGACTTCAAGATCAAGTTTGCAGAGACCAAGGCCTATGCCAAG GCCATTGAGATGGAGCTGAGGAAAATGGAAGTGGCTCAGTCCAACAGACAGGtgtccctcctcacctccttcatGCCAGACTCTTTTCTCCGTCATGGTGGAGATCATGACTGTATTCTGGTCCTTCTTCTCATCCCCAGGCTCATCTGCAAG GCTGAGCTCCTCAGCAAACAAGCCCAGGAGAAGTTTGATTTGAGTGGGAACCTGGCGCAGGGGACAGGGCTCAGAGGGCCTCCAGGAGAACAGCGCAGCTTTGCCTCAGGGCTGGTGTACTCCCTCAGCCTGCTGCAGGCCACCCTGCACAAATATGAACA GGCTCTGAACACCTGTGACGTAGAGGTTTTTAAGCGTATGGGTACACTTTACTCTGAAATGAATTTCCATGAGCGCTCCCTGGATTATTTCATCGACCTGCTGCATAAAGACCAATTAGATGAGACTGTTCAGGTGGAGCCCCTGACCAAGGCCATCAAGTACTAccag CAACTGTACAGTGTCCATCTGGCAGATCACACTGAGGACTGCACAGTGCAGCTGGCTGACCACATCAAG TTTACCCAGAATGCATTGGACTCCATGGGAGTGGAGGTGGCTCGTCTGCGGGCGTTCCTGGCTGCGGGTCAGGAGAGCTCTGGCCTTGCTGTGCTTCTGAAGGACCTGGACACTTCAGGCTCGGATATCAGACAGTTCTGTAAGAAGATCCGCCGTCGCATGCCTGGAACAGATGTGGTCGGAGTACCTGCTGCGCTCAATTTTGGACCAGAG GTGGCAGACGCGCTGACAGAGTCTAGGCGTCAGCTGACCCGTGTGGTGGCCGTGCTGCAGGAGGTGGCTGCGGCTGGAGCTCAGATGGTTGCTCCGCTGGCAGAGCAGGAGGGTGTCAACGCTCTCAAGCTGGAGGATATTGCCTGCAACGCTGTGGATCAG GTGTATGGCTCCCATGGCCTGAGTGGCCCAGAGTGTCTGCGTCAgtcctgcagctctgtcatTGCTACCATGAACAAGATGGCTACGGCCATGCAGGAGGGAGAGTATGATGCTGACAAACCTCAGGGCAAG ACCCCTCCTGTGGAAATCAGAGCTGCCACCGTCAGGGCTGAGATGACTGACGCTGAGGGTCTAGGTGTTAAACTAGAAGACAGAGAGACGGTCATCAAGGAGGTCAAGAGGTCTCTTAAGCTCAAG GGTGAGGAGCTGAGTGAGGCCAATGTTCGCCTGAGTCTGCTGGAGAAAAAGCTGGACACCTCCACCAAAGACGCAGATGAGCGGGTGGAGAAGATCCAGACCAAACTCAGCGAGAATCTCGCCCtgctgaagaagaaagagaa GGAGTTTGAGGAGACAATGGATGCTCTGCAGGCTGATATCGACCAGCTGGAGGCAGAGAAGGCAGAGCTGAAGCAACGCATCAATAACCAATCGAAGATGACCATTGAAGGCCTTAGAGGCCCGCCTGCCTCTGGAATTGCCTCTATTGTTCAGGGATCTGCAGGAG GTGTGCCTCTATCCATGGCGGGGCCAGTAGAGGTGGTGGACTCTCCCCTCCTCCGGCAGCAGGTCGAGGCTCAGAGACTGGGGATTAAACACCtcaagaatgaaaacaacagacTCAAG GCAGAGAAGATGAGAGCCCAGCTGGCCTCCCTGCCTCCACTCCGCCCCCCCAAACTGCCACAATTGTCCAAAGAAAGCTCCATGCCTCCAGAGGGACTGAACACAGGCCTCTATCGCAGGACTGACCAACTGCTGGCGACACTGCTCAAGCTGAGTGCAGAGTCTAAAGTGGTGGACATCACTGGGAAGACAACAG TTAGTGCCAGTGCCCAGCTGCTGGAGCAAACGTCTCGACTGCAGAACCTCAGTGATGCTCTGGACAAACTCAAG GGAGAAGTAGCTGAACACGTGGTCATGCATCAGCGTGGAGCAAAGGCTTCCTCTGACTTTGCCACCTTCCCGCTGTCATCCTTTGTGAAG GCCAAGGAAGAAAAGCAGGGGAATACGGTGCTTGTTGGCCGCGTTTCCATTCCATGCAACCGCGGACAAGAACAAGTCCACCGCCTCGTcctctcacagcagcagctgcagcaagTGCACAGCCTCCTCATGGTGTAA
- the LOC133949819 gene encoding dynactin subunit 1-like isoform X1, with protein MSSAGTVESGKPPKIGCTVEVTGKGQRGTVAYIGATLFASGKWVGVVLDKPNGKNDGTVQGKRYFICEENHGIFVRQSQIQVVEDGSGATSPDTPEFVLAKILKQKDIPETPKTSKLTPLNVKKSSSRRSAKWSTPGLTPATSLPSLLVRSAGRPSLPLTTSRESLSSSLSGDVSEAGVSSHQGALGAPIVPQPSGSPAPVASGVPATPSKAEPPISKQEEESLRGQVKDLEEKLETLKMKRTEDKAKLKELEKHKIQLEQLQEWKIKMQEQQTELQKHLKEAKKEARDAQESKDHYMEEMSDTADAIEMATLDKEMAEEKAESLQVEVDSLKEKVDELSMDLEILRHEISEKGSDGAASSYHVKQLEEQNSRLKEALVRMRDLSSSEKQEHVKLQKQMEKKSIELDTLRTQKEKLQEEVKQAEATIDELKEQVDAALGSEEMVETLTERNLDLEEKVRELRETVTDLEAINEMNDELQENGRETEMELREQLDMGGAKVREAEKRVEAAQETVADYQQTITKYRDLTTRLQDANRDLINQQNANAEQVQQPPAELFDFKIKFAETKAYAKAIEMELRKMEVAQSNRQVSLLTSFMPDSFLRHGGDHDCILVLLLIPRLICKAELLSKQAQEKFDLSGNLAQGTGLRGPPGEQRSFASGLVYSLSLLQATLHKYEQALNTCDVEVFKRMGTLYSEMNFHERSLDYFIDLLHKDQLDETVQVEPLTKAIKYYQQLYSVHLADHTEDCTVQLADHIKFTQNALDSMGVEVARLRAFLAAGQESSGLAVLLKDLDTSGSDIRQFCKKIRRRMPGTDVVGVPAALNFGPEVADALTESRRQLTRVVAVLQEVAAAGAQMVAPLAEQEGVNALKLEDIACNAVDQVYGSHGLSGPECLRQSCSSVIATMNKMATAMQEGEYDADKPQGKTPPVEIRAATVRAEMTDAEGLGVKLEDRETVIKEVKRSLKLKGEELSEANVRLSLLEKKLDTSTKDADERVEKIQTKLSENLALLKKKEKEFEETMDALQADIDQLEAEKAELKQRINNQSKMTIEGLRGPPASGIASIVQGSAGGVPLSMAGPVEVVDSPLLRQQVEAQRLGIKHLKNENNRLKAEKMRAQLASLPPLRPPKLPQLSKESSMPPEGLNTGLYRRTDQLLATLLKLSAESKVVDITGKTTVSASAQLLEQTSRLQNLSDALDKLKGEVAEHVVMHQRGAKASSDFATFPLSSFVKAKEEKQGNTVLVGRVSIPCNRGQEQVHRLVLSQQQLQQVHSLLMV; from the exons ATGAGCAGTGCAGGAACAGTGGAGAGTGGTAAACCTCCAAAG ATTGGCTGTACAGTAGAGGTGACAGGGAAGGGTCAACGCGGCACTGTCGCCTACATCGGCGCCACCCTCTTTGCCTCCGGTAAATGGGTGGGTGTTGTACTTGATAAGCCTAATGGCAAGAACGATGGTACCGTGCAGGGGAAACGCTACTTCATCTGTGAGGAAAATCATGGAATATTCGTCAGACAGTCGCAG ATTCAGGTGGTGGAAGATGGCTCGGGTGCCACCTCACCAGATACTCCTGAGTTTGTGCTTGCCAAGATTCTCAAACAAAAAG ACATTCCAGAGACTCCAAAAACTTCCAAACTG ACACCACTGAATGTGAAGAAG tcttCTTCCCGCCGCTCTGCCAAG TGGAGCACGCCAGGTCTCACACCTgccacctccctcccctccctcttgGTACGCTCCGCCGGCCGCCCCAGCCTGCCACTGACG ACGTCTCGTGAGAGTCTGTCATCCTCGTTGTCTGGCGATGTCAGTGAGGCTGGAGTGTCCTCCCACCAGGGTGCACTGGGAGCGCCCATCGTGCCTCAGCCCAGTGGGTCACCTGCGCCAGTCGCATCCGGAGTCCCAGCTACTCCGAGCAAG GCGGAACCTCCCATTTCCAAACAG GAGGAGGAATCCCTGCGAGGTCAGGTCAAAGACCTGGAGGAGAAGCTTGAGacgctgaagatgaagaggacagaggacaaggCCAAACTGAAGGAGCTAGAAAAACACAAGATCCAGctggagcagcttcaggaaTGGAAGATAAAAATGCAGGAGCAGCAGACCGAACTCCAGAAACATCTTAAAGAAGCCAAGAAG GAAGCCCGGGATGCACAGGAATCCAAGGACCACTACATGGAGGAGATGTCCGACACGGCCGACGCCATTGAGATGGCAACACTGGACAAAGAGATGGCGGAGGAGAAAGCGGAGTCAttgcaggtggaggtggataGTCTGAAAGAGAAAGTGGATGAGCTCTCTATGGACCTGGAGATTCTTAGACATGAGATTTCAGAGAAAG GATCAGACGGAGCTGCCTCAAGTTACCATGTCaaacagctggaggagcagaacaGCAGACTGAAGGAGGCTCTAGTCCG GATGCGTGACCTGTCTTCCTCAgagaaacaggaacatgtgaagctgcagaagcagatggagaagaagagCATTGAGCTGGACACCCTGAGGACTCAGAAGGAAAAACTGCAGGAAGAAGTCAAGCAAGCAGAGGCCACTATTGATGAACTGAAGGAGCAG GTGGATGCTGCTCTGGGCTCAGAGGAGATGGTTGAGACGCTTACAGAGAGGAACCTTGACTTGGAGGAGAAAGTCAGAGAGCTGAGAGAAACAGTCACTGATCTG GAGGCAATCAATGAGATGaatgatgagctccaggagaatgGAAGGGAGACTGAAATGGAGCTGAGAGAACAGCTCGACATGGGTGGTGCAAAGGTCAGAGAAGCTGAAAAACGAGTTGAGGCTGCTCAGGAGACTGTGGCTGATTACCAGCAGACCATCACCAAATACAGAGATCTCACTACCAGGCTGCAG GATGCCAATAGGGACCTGATCAACCAGCAGAATGCCAACGCTGAACAAGTTCAGCAGCCGCCCGCAGAACTGTTTGACTTCAAGATCAAGTTTGCAGAGACCAAGGCCTATGCCAAG GCCATTGAGATGGAGCTGAGGAAAATGGAAGTGGCTCAGTCCAACAGACAGGtgtccctcctcacctccttcatGCCAGACTCTTTTCTCCGTCATGGTGGAGATCATGACTGTATTCTGGTCCTTCTTCTCATCCCCAGGCTCATCTGCAAG GCTGAGCTCCTCAGCAAACAAGCCCAGGAGAAGTTTGATTTGAGTGGGAACCTGGCGCAGGGGACAGGGCTCAGAGGGCCTCCAGGAGAACAGCGCAGCTTTGCCTCAGGGCTGGTGTACTCCCTCAGCCTGCTGCAGGCCACCCTGCACAAATATGAACA GGCTCTGAACACCTGTGACGTAGAGGTTTTTAAGCGTATGGGTACACTTTACTCTGAAATGAATTTCCATGAGCGCTCCCTGGATTATTTCATCGACCTGCTGCATAAAGACCAATTAGATGAGACTGTTCAGGTGGAGCCCCTGACCAAGGCCATCAAGTACTAccag CAACTGTACAGTGTCCATCTGGCAGATCACACTGAGGACTGCACAGTGCAGCTGGCTGACCACATCAAG TTTACCCAGAATGCATTGGACTCCATGGGAGTGGAGGTGGCTCGTCTGCGGGCGTTCCTGGCTGCGGGTCAGGAGAGCTCTGGCCTTGCTGTGCTTCTGAAGGACCTGGACACTTCAGGCTCGGATATCAGACAGTTCTGTAAGAAGATCCGCCGTCGCATGCCTGGAACAGATGTGGTCGGAGTACCTGCTGCGCTCAATTTTGGACCAGAG GTGGCAGACGCGCTGACAGAGTCTAGGCGTCAGCTGACCCGTGTGGTGGCCGTGCTGCAGGAGGTGGCTGCGGCTGGAGCTCAGATGGTTGCTCCGCTGGCAGAGCAGGAGGGTGTCAACGCTCTCAAGCTGGAGGATATTGCCTGCAACGCTGTGGATCAG GTGTATGGCTCCCATGGCCTGAGTGGCCCAGAGTGTCTGCGTCAgtcctgcagctctgtcatTGCTACCATGAACAAGATGGCTACGGCCATGCAGGAGGGAGAGTATGATGCTGACAAACCTCAGGGCAAG ACCCCTCCTGTGGAAATCAGAGCTGCCACCGTCAGGGCTGAGATGACTGACGCTGAGGGTCTAGGTGTTAAACTAGAAGACAGAGAGACGGTCATCAAGGAGGTCAAGAGGTCTCTTAAGCTCAAG GGTGAGGAGCTGAGTGAGGCCAATGTTCGCCTGAGTCTGCTGGAGAAAAAGCTGGACACCTCCACCAAAGACGCAGATGAGCGGGTGGAGAAGATCCAGACCAAACTCAGCGAGAATCTCGCCCtgctgaagaagaaagagaa GGAGTTTGAGGAGACAATGGATGCTCTGCAGGCTGATATCGACCAGCTGGAGGCAGAGAAGGCAGAGCTGAAGCAACGCATCAATAACCAATCGAAGATGACCATTGAAGGCCTTAGAGGCCCGCCTGCCTCTGGAATTGCCTCTATTGTTCAGGGATCTGCAGGAG GTGTGCCTCTATCCATGGCGGGGCCAGTAGAGGTGGTGGACTCTCCCCTCCTCCGGCAGCAGGTCGAGGCTCAGAGACTGGGGATTAAACACCtcaagaatgaaaacaacagacTCAAG GCAGAGAAGATGAGAGCCCAGCTGGCCTCCCTGCCTCCACTCCGCCCCCCCAAACTGCCACAATTGTCCAAAGAAAGCTCCATGCCTCCAGAGGGACTGAACACAGGCCTCTATCGCAGGACTGACCAACTGCTGGCGACACTGCTCAAGCTGAGTGCAGAGTCTAAAGTGGTGGACATCACTGGGAAGACAACAG TTAGTGCCAGTGCCCAGCTGCTGGAGCAAACGTCTCGACTGCAGAACCTCAGTGATGCTCTGGACAAACTCAAG GGAGAAGTAGCTGAACACGTGGTCATGCATCAGCGTGGAGCAAAGGCTTCCTCTGACTTTGCCACCTTCCCGCTGTCATCCTTTGTGAAG GCCAAGGAAGAAAAGCAGGGGAATACGGTGCTTGTTGGCCGCGTTTCCATTCCATGCAACCGCGGACAAGAACAAGTCCACCGCCTCGTcctctcacagcagcagctgcagcaagTGCACAGCCTCCTCATGGTGTAA